In Pseudomonas sp. MTM4, one genomic interval encodes:
- a CDS encoding heme A synthase — translation MQPRSRPGYRLAVFATLLAVVVVLLGAYTRLTHAGLGCPDWPGCYGFLTVPMSEDKQSLAALRFPEAPLEVHKGWNEMVHRYFAGALGVVILALAVQAVRRRAEPGQPVKLPLLLLAVVIAQAAFGMWTVTLQLWPQVVTAHLLGGFATLSLLFLLSLRLSGRQPAIPNVAGRVRALAVIGMLAVILQVALGGWVSSNYAAVACTDFPTCHGEWWPKMDFINAFNLTHHDIGPNYLGGMLFGEARTAIHVTHRLGALTVTLILLALSWQLWRNGLPRLAGLLLTALALQIGLGISNVLFNLPLAVAVAHNGGGALLLLVTVLINLRLLSQGAVAAREPAPQERPNTVGGLDLPRA, via the coding sequence ATGCAGCCAAGATCACGCCCCGGTTATCGCCTTGCCGTATTCGCCACGCTGCTGGCTGTGGTGGTGGTGTTGCTCGGTGCCTACACACGACTGACCCACGCTGGCCTTGGCTGCCCGGACTGGCCCGGCTGCTACGGGTTTCTCACCGTGCCCATGAGTGAAGACAAACAGAGCCTGGCCGCGCTGCGCTTCCCCGAAGCTCCGCTGGAGGTGCACAAGGGTTGGAACGAGATGGTCCATCGCTACTTCGCCGGTGCGTTGGGAGTGGTGATTCTCGCGCTTGCCGTGCAGGCTGTGCGCCGCCGCGCCGAGCCCGGTCAACCGGTCAAGTTGCCGTTGCTGCTGCTGGCGGTCGTGATCGCCCAGGCGGCGTTTGGCATGTGGACCGTCACCCTGCAACTCTGGCCGCAAGTGGTCACGGCGCATCTATTGGGCGGCTTCGCCACCTTGAGCCTGCTGTTCCTGCTGAGCCTGCGCTTGTCCGGTCGACAACCGGCAATCCCGAACGTGGCGGGTCGAGTCAGAGCGTTAGCAGTGATCGGCATGCTGGCGGTGATCCTTCAAGTGGCGCTGGGTGGCTGGGTCAGCAGCAACTACGCCGCGGTGGCCTGCACGGATTTCCCCACTTGCCATGGCGAGTGGTGGCCGAAGATGGATTTCATCAATGCCTTCAATCTGACTCACCACGACATCGGCCCGAATTACTTGGGTGGCATGCTCTTCGGCGAGGCGCGTACGGCCATCCACGTCACTCACCGGCTCGGCGCACTGACCGTGACGCTCATCCTGTTGGCCCTGAGCTGGCAGCTCTGGCGCAACGGGTTGCCGCGTCTGGCCGGGTTGCTGCTGACCGCGCTGGCTCTGCAAATCGGGCTGGGCATCAGTAATGTTCTGTTCAATCTCCCCCTGGCCGTCGCCGTCGCCCATAACGGCGGCGGAGCGCTGCTGCTGCTGGTTACCGTACTGATCAACCTTCGTCTCCTGAGTCAGGGCGCCGTCGCGGCGCGCGAGCCTGCACCTCAGGAGCGCCCGAACACCGTAGGCGGGCTCGACCTGCCTCGCGCTTGA
- the cyoE gene encoding heme o synthase → MATLLSERGAQASWRDYLELTKPKVVLLMLITSLVGMFLATRAGVPWTVLVFGNLGIALCAGGAAAVNHVVDRRIDSVMARTHKRPLAEGRVSPAAALFFALLLSVAGMGLLLTFTNALAAWLTLASLVGYAVIYTGFLKRATPQNIVIGGLAGAAPPLLGWVAVTGQITAEPLLLVLIIFAWTPPHFWALAIHRKAEYAKVNVPMLPVTHGEHYTKVHILLYTAVLLAVSFMPFAIHMSGPLYLAAAALLGARFLFWSIVLYRDSRPHAAIKTFKFSIWYLFALFIALLVDHYLLLNI, encoded by the coding sequence ATGGCGACTCTACTCAGCGAACGCGGCGCCCAGGCTAGCTGGCGCGATTACCTGGAGCTGACCAAGCCGAAGGTGGTGCTGCTGATGCTTATCACCTCCCTGGTGGGCATGTTCCTGGCGACGCGGGCAGGCGTGCCCTGGACCGTGTTGGTGTTCGGCAACCTCGGGATTGCGCTTTGTGCCGGGGGCGCGGCGGCGGTCAATCATGTGGTTGATCGGCGTATCGATTCAGTGATGGCGCGCACTCACAAGCGGCCACTGGCCGAGGGTCGGGTATCGCCGGCTGCCGCGCTGTTCTTCGCGTTACTGCTGAGTGTGGCGGGAATGGGCCTGCTGCTGACTTTCACCAATGCGCTGGCGGCCTGGCTGACGCTGGCTTCGCTGGTCGGTTATGCGGTCATCTACACCGGCTTTCTCAAGCGTGCCACGCCGCAGAACATCGTCATCGGCGGGCTCGCCGGCGCTGCGCCGCCGCTGCTCGGTTGGGTCGCGGTGACCGGGCAGATCACCGCCGAGCCGCTGTTGCTGGTGCTGATCATCTTCGCCTGGACACCACCGCACTTCTGGGCGCTGGCGATCCACCGCAAGGCCGAATACGCCAAGGTCAATGTGCCCATGCTGCCGGTCACCCATGGCGAGCACTACACCAAGGTGCACATCCTGCTCTACACGGCGGTGCTGCTGGCGGTGAGCTTCATGCCCTTCGCCATTCACATGAGCGGCCCGCTGTACCTCGCGGCGGCCGCGTTGCTGGGCGCGCGATTCCTGTTCTGGAGCATCGTGCTCTATCGCGACAGCCGGCCCCATGCGGCGATCAAGACCTTCAAATTCAGCATCTGGTACCTGTTCGCGCTGTTCATCGCGCTGCTGGTTGATCATTATCTGCTGCTCAATATCTGA
- a CDS encoding SCO family protein: MTRIQKTVFVLVALVALVIGLTVSKVLNTERQLDTAELLDAGIVLLPQGRDMPELTLTNQDGESVSLQQLEGQWNLLFFGYTFCPDICPATLAELRQLRGMLPEETRQRMQPILVSVDPERDTPEQLKTYLDYFDAGFIGLTGPLDDIQTLANAAGVPFIPGDTSKENYTVDHGGNLALIGPDGRLRGFIRAPMRTQKLAEQLPMVLALE; the protein is encoded by the coding sequence ATGACCCGCATCCAGAAAACCGTATTCGTTCTCGTCGCGCTGGTCGCGCTGGTCATTGGCCTGACGGTTTCCAAGGTGCTCAATACCGAGCGCCAGCTCGATACCGCCGAGCTGCTGGATGCCGGCATCGTGCTCTTGCCCCAAGGGCGCGACATGCCGGAGCTGACGCTGACCAACCAGGACGGCGAATCGGTGTCGCTGCAGCAACTGGAAGGGCAGTGGAACCTGCTGTTCTTTGGCTACACCTTTTGCCCGGATATCTGCCCGGCGACGCTGGCCGAACTGCGCCAGCTGCGCGGCATGCTGCCGGAGGAGACGCGCCAACGGATGCAGCCGATCCTGGTGAGCGTCGACCCCGAGCGCGATACGCCGGAGCAGCTGAAAACCTATCTGGATTATTTCGATGCCGGATTCATCGGCCTTACCGGGCCGCTGGATGACATCCAGACGCTTGCCAACGCCGCCGGCGTGCCCTTCATTCCGGGCGATACCTCGAAAGAAAATTACACCGTCGACCACGGCGGCAATCTCGCGCTGATCGGCCCTGATGGCCGCCTGCGTGGCTTCATCCGCGCGCCGATGCGTACCCAGAAGCTTGCAGAGCAATTGCCGATGGTACTGGCGCTGGAGTAG
- a CDS encoding MetQ/NlpA family ABC transporter substrate-binding protein, translated as MKKLLAAFAAVAAFSAQAADELNVAATAVPHAEILEFIKPQLAEQGVDLKVKVFTDYVQPNIQVAEKRLDANFFQHQPYLDEFNKGKGTELVSVAGVHIEPFGAYSSKLKSLDELPKDANVVIPNDATNGGRALLLLAKAGVITLEEGAGITATPKDIAENPKNIKVRELEAATLPRVLTQVDLALINTNYALEAKLNPTEDALIIEGSDSPYVNILVARPDNKDSPAMQKLAAALHSEEVRKFIEEKYQGAVVPAF; from the coding sequence ATGAAAAAACTGCTTGCCGCCTTTGCCGCCGTCGCGGCCTTCTCCGCCCAGGCTGCCGACGAACTGAACGTCGCCGCGACCGCCGTCCCGCACGCGGAAATCCTCGAATTCATCAAACCCCAGCTGGCCGAGCAGGGCGTCGATCTGAAGGTGAAGGTCTTCACCGACTATGTGCAGCCGAACATTCAGGTTGCCGAAAAGCGCCTGGACGCCAACTTCTTTCAGCATCAGCCGTACCTGGATGAGTTCAACAAGGGCAAGGGCACCGAACTGGTCAGCGTCGCCGGCGTGCATATAGAGCCCTTCGGCGCTTATTCCAGCAAGCTGAAATCGCTGGACGAACTGCCGAAAGACGCCAATGTGGTCATCCCCAACGATGCCACCAATGGCGGCCGTGCGCTGCTGCTACTGGCCAAGGCTGGCGTAATCACCCTTGAAGAAGGCGCCGGCATCACCGCCACACCGAAGGACATCGCCGAGAACCCGAAGAACATCAAGGTCCGTGAGCTGGAAGCCGCAACCCTGCCGCGCGTGCTGACCCAAGTCGATCTGGCGCTGATCAACACCAACTACGCGCTGGAAGCCAAACTCAACCCCACCGAAGATGCCCTGATCATCGAAGGCAGCGATTCGCCCTACGTGAACATCCTCGTCGCCCGGCCGGACAACAAGGACAGCCCCGCCATGCAGAAGCTGGCTGCCGCGCTGCATAGCGAAGAGGTCCGCAAGTTCATCGAAGAGAAATACCAGGGCGCGGTCGTTCCCGCCTTCTGA
- a CDS encoding methionine ABC transporter permease, whose amino-acid sequence MDALFTNVDWYEIWLATLDTLLMLGGSLLFTILLGLPLGVLLFLTGPRQLFENGPLYALLSFVVNVLRSLPFIILLIVMIPFTVLLTGTSLGVAGAIPPLVVGAAPFFARLVETALREVDRGIIEATQAMGATTRQIIFSALLPEARPGIIAAITVTAITLVSYTAMAGVVGAGGLGDLAIRFGYQRFQTDVMVVTVVLLLVLVQVLQSVGDKLVTHFSRK is encoded by the coding sequence ATGGATGCTCTGTTCACCAATGTGGATTGGTACGAAATCTGGCTGGCGACGCTGGACACTCTGCTGATGCTCGGCGGCTCGCTGCTGTTCACCATCCTGCTGGGCCTGCCGCTGGGCGTGCTGCTGTTTCTCACCGGGCCGCGCCAATTGTTCGAGAACGGTCCGCTGTATGCGCTGCTGTCGTTCGTGGTCAACGTGCTGCGTTCGCTGCCGTTCATCATCCTGCTGATCGTGATGATTCCCTTCACCGTGCTGCTGACTGGCACCTCGCTGGGCGTGGCCGGCGCCATCCCGCCGCTGGTGGTGGGCGCGGCGCCGTTCTTCGCGCGGCTGGTGGAAACCGCGCTGCGCGAAGTCGACCGCGGCATCATCGAGGCGACCCAGGCCATGGGCGCGACGACGCGGCAGATCATCTTCAGCGCATTGCTGCCGGAGGCGAGGCCGGGCATCATCGCGGCTATCACCGTCACCGCCATCACCCTGGTGTCCTACACCGCGATGGCCGGTGTGGTAGGGGCCGGCGGTCTCGGCGACCTGGCGATCCGCTTCGGCTACCAGCGTTTCCAGACCGATGTGATGGTCGTCACCGTGGTCCTGCTGCTGGTACTGGTGCAGGTACTGCAGAGCGTCGGCGACAAGCTGGTCACCCATTTTTCACGCAAATGA
- a CDS encoding methionine ABC transporter ATP-binding protein yields MIEFHDVHKTYRVASRDVMALQPTRLRIEAGEVFGLIGHSGAGKSTLLRLINRLEEPSGGRILVNGEDVTALEADGLRRFRQRVGMIFQHFNLLMSKTVADNVAMPLRLAGTYSKADIERRVAALLERVGLKDHARKYPAQLSGGQKQRVGIARALATEPDILLCDEATSALDPQTTAQVLQLLAEINRELNLTIVLITHEMDVIRRVCDRVAVMDGGLIVEQGPVTDVFLHPQHATTQRFVLEDEAVDEGEQRDDFAHVPGRILRLTFQGESTYQPLLGTVARETGVDFSILSGRIDRIKDTPYGQLTLALTGGDMQAALSRFDSADVHVEVLR; encoded by the coding sequence GTGATCGAATTCCACGACGTCCACAAGACTTATCGCGTCGCCAGCCGCGACGTGATGGCGCTGCAGCCGACCCGCTTGCGTATCGAAGCCGGCGAAGTGTTCGGCCTGATCGGCCACTCCGGCGCCGGCAAAAGTACCCTGCTGCGCCTGATCAACCGACTGGAAGAACCTTCCGGCGGGCGCATTCTGGTCAACGGAGAAGACGTCACCGCACTGGAGGCCGACGGCCTGCGCCGCTTCCGCCAGCGTGTCGGGATGATCTTCCAGCACTTCAACCTGCTGATGTCCAAGACTGTGGCCGATAACGTCGCCATGCCGCTGCGCCTGGCCGGCACCTACTCGAAAGCCGATATCGAACGCCGCGTCGCTGCCCTCCTGGAGCGGGTCGGCCTGAAGGACCACGCACGTAAATACCCCGCGCAGCTGTCCGGCGGACAGAAGCAGCGCGTCGGCATCGCCCGCGCGCTAGCCACCGAGCCTGACATCCTGCTCTGCGACGAGGCCACCAGCGCTCTCGACCCGCAGACCACCGCCCAAGTGCTACAACTGTTGGCCGAGATCAACCGCGAGCTGAACCTCACCATCGTGCTGATCACCCACGAGATGGACGTGATCCGCCGCGTCTGCGATCGCGTGGCGGTGATGGATGGCGGGCTGATCGTCGAGCAGGGCCCGGTGACCGATGTTTTCTTGCATCCACAGCATGCGACCACCCAGCGTTTCGTGCTGGAAGACGAGGCGGTGGATGAGGGTGAGCAGCGCGATGACTTCGCCCACGTGCCGGGTCGCATCCTGCGCCTGACTTTTCAGGGCGAGTCGACCTACCAGCCACTGCTAGGCACCGTGGCGCGCGAGACGGGGGTCGATTTCAGCATCCTCTCGGGGCGTATCGATCGCATCAAGGACACCCCCTATGGCCAGCTGACCCTGGCGCTCACTGGCGGCGACATGCAAGCCGCCCTGTCCCGCTTCGATAGCGCCGATGTTCACGTGGAGGTGCTGCGCTGA
- the katE gene encoding catalase HPII — translation MTDINAPRNEIAGTDTPDRANRNAKLDQLENVRSDATGQALTTNQGVKIADNQNTLRAGDRGPSLLEDFIMREKLTHFDHERIPERIVHARGSAAHGVFVSYGDHSWLTKASFLASEGKETPVFARFSTVQGSRGSADTVRDVRGFATKFYTDEGNFDLVGNNMPVFFIQDAIKFPDFVHAVKPEPHNEIPQAQSAHDTFWDFVSLTPESAHMVLWTMSDRALPRSFRAMEGFGVHTFRLINAEGVSRFVKFHWKPVAGAFSLVWDETLKIAGKDPDFNRRDMWEAIESGDPFEWELGVQVVEEADEHSFDFDLLDPTKIIPEELVPVQKLGKMTLNRNPDNFFAETEQAAFHIGHIVPGIDFTNDPLLQGRLFSYTDTQLLRLGGPNFHEIPINRPLCPLHNNQRDAFHRQAIHKGRANYEPNSIDGGWPKETPPAAQGGGFESYPERVEGHKIRNRSASFGDHFSQATLFWNSMSEPEKEHIIGAYTFELGKVERVFIRERQVNEILANIDLELARRVADNLGLPAPSAPTVAKKEPKASSSLALSLMNHAPGNIKSRKVAILVANGVDGAAIDAFKAKLAEEGAFAKLIGPTPAPVKTAEGKALVIDAAMDGMPSVMFDAVFVPGGADAAAAMAQSGEAKHYLLEAYKHLKPVVVIGAARPLLASLNLVPDAGLLEGDDVDAVFGAFVQALGQHRVWAREAAAKAVPA, via the coding sequence ATGACCGACATCAATGCCCCACGTAACGAAATAGCCGGCACCGACACGCCGGACCGCGCCAACCGCAACGCCAAGCTCGACCAGCTGGAAAACGTCCGCTCCGACGCCACCGGACAGGCCCTGACCACTAATCAGGGCGTGAAGATCGCTGACAACCAGAACACCCTTCGGGCTGGCGACCGTGGCCCCTCGCTGCTCGAAGATTTCATCATGCGCGAGAAGCTCACCCACTTCGACCACGAGCGCATTCCCGAGCGCATCGTCCACGCGCGCGGCTCGGCGGCCCATGGCGTGTTCGTCAGCTACGGCGACCACAGTTGGCTGACCAAGGCCTCGTTCCTCGCCTCCGAAGGCAAGGAAACCCCGGTATTTGCGCGTTTCTCCACGGTGCAGGGTTCGCGCGGCTCCGCGGACACGGTGCGCGATGTGCGTGGTTTCGCCACCAAGTTCTACACCGACGAGGGCAACTTCGATTTGGTCGGTAACAATATGCCGGTGTTCTTCATTCAGGACGCGATCAAATTTCCGGACTTCGTGCATGCGGTCAAACCCGAACCGCACAACGAGATTCCGCAGGCGCAATCGGCCCACGACACCTTCTGGGACTTCGTCTCGCTGACCCCCGAATCGGCGCACATGGTGCTCTGGACCATGTCCGATCGTGCTTTGCCGCGCAGCTTCCGGGCAATGGAAGGTTTTGGCGTGCACACCTTCCGCCTGATCAATGCAGAGGGGGTCTCCCGCTTCGTCAAGTTCCATTGGAAGCCGGTGGCCGGCGCCTTCTCGCTGGTCTGGGACGAGACGCTGAAGATCGCCGGCAAAGACCCGGACTTCAACCGCCGCGACATGTGGGAGGCCATCGAGAGCGGCGATCCCTTCGAATGGGAGCTGGGCGTGCAGGTGGTCGAGGAAGCCGACGAGCACAGCTTCGACTTCGACCTACTCGATCCGACCAAAATCATCCCCGAGGAGCTGGTGCCGGTGCAGAAGCTCGGCAAGATGACGCTCAATCGCAACCCGGACAACTTCTTCGCCGAGACCGAGCAGGCCGCCTTCCACATCGGTCACATCGTGCCGGGCATCGATTTCACCAACGACCCGCTGCTGCAGGGCCGGCTGTTCTCCTACACCGACACTCAGCTGCTGCGCCTGGGCGGCCCGAACTTCCACGAGATTCCGATCAACCGGCCGCTGTGCCCGCTACACAACAACCAGCGCGATGCGTTCCATCGCCAGGCCATCCACAAGGGCCGCGCCAACTACGAGCCCAACTCCATCGATGGCGGCTGGCCCAAGGAAACCCCGCCAGCGGCGCAGGGCGGCGGCTTCGAGAGTTATCCAGAACGCGTCGAAGGGCACAAGATTCGCAACCGCAGCGCGTCGTTCGGCGACCATTTCTCACAGGCCACGCTGTTCTGGAACAGCATGAGCGAGCCGGAGAAGGAGCACATCATCGGCGCCTACACCTTCGAGCTGGGCAAGGTGGAGCGGGTGTTCATCCGCGAGCGGCAGGTCAACGAGATTCTTGCCAATATCGACCTGGAACTGGCCCGCCGCGTGGCGGACAACCTCGGCCTGCCGGCGCCGAGCGCGCCCACCGTGGCGAAGAAGGAGCCGAAGGCGTCGAGCTCACTGGCGCTGAGCCTAATGAACCATGCGCCGGGCAACATCAAATCGCGCAAGGTGGCGATCCTCGTGGCCAACGGCGTGGACGGCGCAGCTATCGATGCGTTCAAGGCCAAACTCGCCGAAGAGGGCGCCTTCGCCAAACTGATCGGCCCGACGCCTGCGCCGGTAAAAACCGCCGAGGGCAAGGCGCTGGTGATCGATGCGGCTATGGATGGTATGCCGTCTGTGATGTTCGACGCCGTGTTCGTGCCCGGCGGCGCCGACGCGGCGGCGGCCATGGCTCAGTCCGGCGAGGCCAAGCACTATCTGCTCGAAGCCTACAAGCACCTGAAGCCGGTGGTGGTGATAGGCGCGGCGCGGCCGTTGCTGGCGTCGCTGAATCTCGTGCCCGACGCCGGTCTGCTGGAAGGCGATGACGTGGACGCGGTGTTCGGCGCCTTCGTTCAGGCGCTCGGCCAGCATCGCGTCTGGGCACGCGAGGCGGCGGCCAAGGCGGTGCCGGCGTAG
- a CDS encoding M48 family metallopeptidase — MTDLKYLRGYPEPLLEQVRQLIAEQRLGDYLQRRYPGRHEHQSDKALYGYVQRLKQDHLKSAPPIDKVLYDNRLDLTHRALGLHTAVSRVQGGKLKAKKEIRVASLFRDAAPEFLRMIVVHELAHLRESDHNRAFYKLCEHMLPGYGQIEFDLRLYLHWRELQSA, encoded by the coding sequence ATGACTGATCTGAAATATCTGCGTGGCTATCCTGAGCCGCTGTTGGAGCAGGTCCGCCAACTGATCGCTGAGCAGCGTCTGGGCGACTATCTGCAGCGCCGCTATCCCGGCCGCCATGAGCACCAAAGCGACAAGGCGTTGTACGGCTATGTCCAGCGCCTGAAGCAGGATCACCTGAAAAGCGCGCCGCCGATCGACAAGGTGCTCTACGACAACCGCCTCGACCTCACCCACCGCGCCCTTGGCCTGCACACCGCGGTGTCACGCGTGCAGGGCGGCAAGCTGAAAGCTAAGAAGGAAATCCGCGTCGCCTCGCTGTTTCGGGACGCGGCACCGGAATTTCTGCGGATGATCGTCGTTCACGAGTTGGCGCACCTGCGCGAATCCGACCACAACCGCGCCTTCTACAAGCTCTGCGAACACATGCTGCCGGGCTACGGCCAGATCGAATTCGACCTGCGACTGTACCTACACTGGCGCGAGCTGCAGAGCGCCTGA
- the znuB gene encoding zinc ABC transporter permease subunit ZnuB, with amino-acid sequence MPDFLLNALLAGLALALVAGPLGSFVVWRRMAYFGDTLSHSALLGVALGLMLEVNLTLAVVVCCVLLAVLLVTLQQRQPLASDTLLGILAHSTLSLGLVSLSFMQDVRIDLMGYLFGDLLAVGPTDLAWIAGGSALVLLVLIPLWRPLLAVTVHEELAKVEGLPVAAIRLALMLLIAMVIAVAMKIVGVLLITSLLIIPAAAAQRHARTPEQMALGASLLGIVAVCLGLALSWYEDTPAGPSIVVSAAALFLLSFAWRKRN; translated from the coding sequence ATGCCTGACTTTTTACTGAACGCCCTGCTCGCCGGTCTCGCCCTGGCACTGGTCGCCGGCCCACTAGGCTCCTTCGTAGTCTGGCGGCGCATGGCCTATTTCGGCGATACGCTGTCCCACTCCGCGCTGCTCGGCGTAGCGCTGGGGCTGATGCTGGAGGTCAACCTGACCCTCGCGGTCGTCGTCTGCTGCGTGCTGCTGGCAGTGTTGCTGGTGACCCTGCAGCAGCGCCAGCCGCTGGCCTCCGACACGCTGCTCGGCATTCTCGCGCACAGCACGCTGTCGCTCGGGCTGGTCTCGCTGAGTTTCATGCAGGATGTACGTATCGACCTGATGGGCTACCTTTTCGGCGACCTGTTGGCCGTCGGCCCGACCGACTTGGCCTGGATTGCCGGCGGCAGTGCGCTGGTGCTGTTGGTGCTGATCCCGCTATGGCGTCCGCTGTTGGCAGTGACGGTGCATGAGGAATTGGCGAAGGTCGAAGGCCTGCCCGTCGCGGCCATCCGCTTGGCACTGATGCTGCTGATCGCCATGGTGATCGCCGTGGCGATGAAGATCGTTGGCGTGCTGTTGATCACCTCGCTGCTGATCATTCCGGCCGCCGCGGCCCAGCGACACGCCCGAACGCCCGAGCAGATGGCCTTGGGCGCGAGCTTGTTGGGCATCGTCGCGGTGTGTCTGGGGCTGGCGCTGTCCTGGTACGAAGACACGCCGGCCGGGCCGTCCATCGTGGTCAGCGCCGCCGCGCTGTTCCTACTCAGCTTCGCCTGGCGCAAGCGCAATTGA
- the znuC gene encoding zinc ABC transporter ATP-binding protein ZnuC, producing the protein MSEALIRLDDIHVRFAKQAVLEGAQLQVQRGEIVTLIGPNGAGKTTLVRAVLGLLKPDSGTVWRKPKLRVGYMPQKLHVDATLPLSVLRFLRLVPGVDRAAALRALSEVGAEQVIDSPLQSVSGGEMQRVLLARALLREPELLVLDEPVQGVDVAGQAELYRLIGRLRERYGCGVLMVSHDLHLVMSATDQVVCLNRHVCCSGHPEQVSADPAFIELFGQDARSLAIYHHQHDHSHDLHGSVITGKPHVHGPNCKH; encoded by the coding sequence ATGAGCGAGGCGCTGATCCGCCTGGATGACATTCATGTCCGCTTCGCCAAGCAGGCGGTGCTCGAAGGCGCGCAGCTGCAAGTGCAGCGTGGCGAGATCGTCACGCTGATCGGCCCCAACGGCGCCGGCAAGACCACGCTGGTGCGCGCGGTATTGGGGTTGCTGAAACCGGACAGCGGCACCGTCTGGCGCAAGCCGAAGCTACGCGTCGGCTATATGCCACAGAAGCTTCACGTCGACGCAACACTGCCACTGTCAGTGCTGCGGTTCCTGCGCCTGGTCCCAGGCGTGGATCGCGCCGCGGCCCTTCGCGCACTGAGCGAAGTGGGTGCCGAACAGGTGATCGACAGCCCGCTGCAATCGGTTTCGGGCGGCGAAATGCAACGGGTACTGCTGGCCCGCGCGCTGCTGCGCGAACCGGAACTGCTGGTGCTCGACGAGCCGGTGCAGGGCGTCGATGTCGCAGGGCAGGCCGAGCTCTATCGCCTCATCGGCCGGCTACGCGAGCGTTACGGTTGCGGCGTGCTGATGGTTTCGCATGACCTGCATCTGGTGATGAGCGCCACCGACCAGGTGGTCTGCCTGAACCGCCACGTGTGCTGCTCCGGGCACCCGGAACAGGTCAGCGCCGACCCGGCCTTTATCGAGCTGTTCGGCCAGGACGCGCGCAGTCTGGCGATCTACCATCACCAGCACGATCACAGCCACGACCTGCATGGTAGCGTGATCACCGGTAAACCCCACGTCCACGGTCCGAACTGCAAGCACTGA
- the zur gene encoding zinc uptake transcriptional repressor Zur, whose amino-acid sequence MSNIPLACTPHDHDHCVSSALAEADALCARAGVRLTALRKRVLELVWQSHKPLGAYDILGALTEQDGRRAAPPTVYRALDFLLENGLVHRIASLNAFIGCNHPEHPHQGQFLICRNCHTAIELEQSIVSEAINQAAHSVNFRVEGQTVEVVGLCATCRSAA is encoded by the coding sequence ATGTCTAATATCCCGCTGGCCTGCACTCCCCATGATCATGATCACTGCGTCAGTAGCGCGCTGGCCGAAGCCGATGCGCTTTGCGCGCGCGCCGGTGTGCGTCTGACGGCGCTACGCAAGCGTGTGCTGGAATTGGTCTGGCAAAGCCACAAGCCACTCGGCGCCTACGACATTCTCGGCGCGCTGACCGAGCAGGACGGCCGTCGCGCCGCACCACCAACCGTCTACCGTGCATTGGACTTTCTGCTGGAAAACGGCCTGGTGCATCGCATCGCATCGCTCAACGCCTTCATCGGCTGTAACCACCCCGAGCATCCACATCAAGGGCAATTCCTGATTTGCCGCAACTGCCACACTGCGATCGAGCTCGAGCAATCGATCGTCAGCGAGGCCATCAACCAGGCTGCGCACAGCGTGAATTTCCGAGTCGAAGGCCAGACCGTTGAAGTAGTCGGTCTTTGCGCGACCTGCCGGAGTGCGGCATGA